The DNA sequence TCAACGGCTGCCACGACACACTGACTGCCAAATTTTTCAGCACATTCCCTGATGAGCTGGGGATTAGCCAGAGCAGATGAATTGACAGCAACCTTGTCCGCACCTGCTTTGAGCATTTTGTTCATGTCATCGCTGGTGCGGATACCGCCGCCGACTGTAAAGGGGATAAAGACCTGATCGGCGACACGGCGCACCATGTCAACGGTTGTATCGCGCTCCTCATGGGTCGCCGTAATGTCCAGAAAGACCAGTTCATCACAGCCTGCCTCATAGTAAGCACGCGCCGAGTCAACAGGATCGCCGACATCCGTCAGATTGACAAAATTAATCCCTTTAACAACACGTCCGTCCTTGACATCCAAACAAGGAATAATCCGTTTTTTCAGCATCTCACTCCTCCAATTCTTTGAGTTCCTCCAAGCTGATATTGCCGCTATAGTAGGCCTTGCCAACAATAATGCCTGCCACCCCCAGCTCTTTTAGTTTAGTCAAATCCGATAGCTCAGCGATGCCGCCGGAAGCAATGACCTGAGCGGTCGTCAGTTGGGTTACTAATTGCCGATAATGGCCAAAATTAGGACCCGTCAGCGTGCCATCGCGGTCAACATCCGTGTAAACAAAGAGCTTGACACCCATTTTTTCCATTTCCTTAGCCAAGCTGATGTAGTCCACGGTGCTGGTCTCGAGCCAGCCTTCGGTCGCCACATAGCCATTTTTAGCATCAATGCCAACCACAATCCTATCCGCTCCAAATTGCTCCAGCGCAGCTTTGACGAAGTCAGGATTTTTGACTGCCATAGAACCGATGATAACACGATCAATCCCCACTGCAAGGTAGTCCGCAATCTGCTCCAGCGTGCGAATGCCGCCGCCGACCTCAACGCCTAGGCCTGTCGCAACCTTAAGCGCCGCAATCAAATCGCGGTTAG is a window from the Streptococcus criceti HS-6 genome containing:
- the hisA gene encoding 1-(5-phosphoribosyl)-5-[(5-phosphoribosylamino)methylideneamino]imidazole-4-carboxamide isomerase; amino-acid sequence: MQILPAIDIKDGQAVRLFKGDFNQKTVVNPDVLGQARIFADAGIQFVHVVDLDGALDGRATNRDLIAALKVATGLGVEVGGGIRTLEQIADYLAVGIDRVIIGSMAVKNPDFVKAALEQFGADRIVVGIDAKNGYVATEGWLETSTVDYISLAKEMEKMGVKLFVYTDVDRDGTLTGPNFGHYRQLVTQLTTAQVIASGGIAELSDLTKLKELGVAGIIVGKAYYSGNISLEELKELEE
- the hisF gene encoding imidazole glycerol phosphate synthase subunit HisF; the encoded protein is MLKKRIIPCLDVKDGRVVKGINFVNLTDVGDPVDSARAYYEAGCDELVFLDITATHEERDTTVDMVRRVADQVFIPFTVGGGIRTSDDMNKMLKAGADKVAVNSSALANPQLIRECAEKFGSQCVVAAVDARKEADGTWHVYVAGGRKDTGRDLIDWVKEAVSLGAGEILLTSMDKDGTKSGFDLDMLNAAASVVDVPIIASGGAGSSDHIIEVFQKTSATGALAASIFHYGEVAIVDTKKAMANAGIEVRL